The proteins below come from a single Podarcis muralis chromosome 8, rPodMur119.hap1.1, whole genome shotgun sequence genomic window:
- the CYC1 gene encoding cytochrome c1, heme protein, mitochondrial, with protein MAAAAAAARSLARSRGGLLLPPLPGGPRPRANLTSLAGLSRGKKVALTTLGVLTAGGAGLALALHTAVNAGELELHPPNYPWSHNGMLSSLDHSSVRRGYQVYKQVCSACHSMEYLAFRNLIGVSHTEAEAKALAEEAEVLDGPNEDGEMFTRPGKLSDYFPKPYPNPEAARAANNGALPPDLSYIVNARHGGEDYVFSLLTGYCDPPGGVSLREGLHYNPFFPGEAIGMAPPIYNEILEYEDGTPATMSQIAKDVCTFLRWAAEPEHDHRKRMGLKMMLIMGMLLPLIYYLKRHRWSVLKSRKIAYRPPK; from the exons atggcggcggcggcggcggcggcgcggagCCTGGCGCGATCCCgggggggcctcctgctgcctcccctgCCCGGGGGGCCCCGCCCGCGG GCCAACCTGACCTCCTTGGCAGGTCTCTCCCGAGGCAAGAAGGTGGCGCTGACCACGCTGGGGGTGCTGACGGCAGGCGGAGCAGGTCTGGCCCTGGCCCTCCACACCGCAGTGAATGCCGGTGAGCTGGAGCTGCACCCCCCCAACTACCCTTGGAGTCACAACGGCATGCTGTCGTCCCTGGATCACAGCAG CGTCCGGCGTGGCTACCAGGTGTACAAGCAGGTGTGTTCCGCTTGCCACAGCATGGAGTACCTGGCCTTTCGCAACCTGATTGGTGTCAGCCACACTGAAGCGGAAGCCAAGGCCCTGGCTGAAGAG GCTGAGGTGCTAGATGGACCCAACGAGGATGGTGAGATGTTCACGCGGCCTGGAAAGCTCTCGGATTACTTTCCCAAGCCCTACCCAAATCCCGAAGCAGCACGGGCTGCAAACAACGGGGCGTTGCCCCCCGACCTCAGCTACATCGTCAATGCCAG gcACGGAGGTGAGGACTACGTGTTTTCCCTCCTCACTGGCTACTGTGATCCACCCGGCGGTGTGAGCTTGCGAGAGGGGCTTCATTacaaccccttcttccctggggaGGCGATTGGCATGGCACCCCCGATCTACAACGAGATCCTGGAGTATGAGGATG GCACCCCGGCCACCATGTCGCAGATTGCCAAGGACGTCTGCACCTTCTTGCGTTGGGCGGCGGAGCCGGAGCACGACCACCGCAAGCGGATGGGCCTGAAG atgatgCTGATTATGGGTATGCTGTTGCCCCTCATCTACTACCTGAAGCGGCACAGGTGGTCCGTTCTAAAGAGCAGGAAGATTGCCTACCGGCCCCCCAAGTGA